The following are encoded together in the Dama dama isolate Ldn47 chromosome 27, ASM3311817v1, whole genome shotgun sequence genome:
- the LOC133047801 gene encoding succinate dehydrogenase assembly factor 4, mitochondrial-like, translated as MAALGLASLLGRVPAAAWRAARSPLRCNSLRKVSSQGGKPEPSKQPLKKPKLPEGRFDAPEDSNLEKELLTKFPDDINPVTKEKGGPRDPEPTRYGDWERKARCIDF; from the coding sequence ATGGCTGCGTTAGGCCTCGCTTCCTTGCTGGGCCGCGTCCCGGCTGCAGCGTGGAGAGCGGCAAGATCACCCCTGCGGTGTAATTCTTTGAGGAAAGTAAGTTCTCAAGGAGGAAAACCTGAACCTAGCAAACAACCTCTTAAGAAGCCAAAGTTACCAGAAGGTCGTTTTGATGCGCCGGAAGATTCCAATTTAGAGAAGGAACTCCTGACAAAATTTCCAGATGATATTAATCCTGTTACAAAAGAGAAAGGTGGACCCAGAGACCCAGAACCTACCCGATATGGAGATTGGGAACGAAAAGCACGCTGTATTGATTTTTAA